A section of the Acidobacterium capsulatum ATCC 51196 genome encodes:
- a CDS encoding S41 family peptidase, which translates to MIPLKSRNVFAFAATLFASSVLWAAAAPVQPKPSLTQPALSPDGQEIAFASGGDIWTVPAKGGDAHLLISNPATESRPLYSPDGSKIAFISTRTGGGDIYVLTLATGQLQRITYGDTLEQLDAWSADGKWIYFTNGASDIDYNTDVYRVSAEGGTPMPVSAESYLAEFESAPSPDGKSVVMMAKGISDQQWWRDGHAHIDDTELWWKSLAPGGAYRVLVPDDAKHAWPMWSASGKTIYYMSDKTGPENLWSVSSNGGAEKQLTHFTNGRVLWPSIGDHGKTIVFERELTIWKMNTATGKAEQVPVELRGSPSGLGVEHEAVSHFSEMALSPDGKKLAVIAHGDVYVTTEKDGGEAIRITRTPQMEASLHWSPDSTKLIYTSMRDGNSDIYEYNFDGSKETQLTHGTAQCEHPRWNPDGKAIAYIRDRKQVHLLTLASGKDEVLATDKMWSPDLEFSPAGDWLAYTIYGYDGFRNIKVVPTKGGAARSITFLANGETADQMAWSPDGKYLLFATAQRSENFDMARVDLTLHVPQYQENQFYDLFKSPTEPKNPKSPAESTTSGKDAAAKTKDKKPASKAKPVNIVFDGIRDRLSLLPLGLSATQPVISPDGKTLIFQAEVAGEDNLYSWSLKENPKTPPVARQLTASHGDKSNVQFMPDSKTIVFLENGHVMKLAVDGGHATPIPVTADYTVNFNVEKNVVFNEAWSDLERRYYNPSMNGQNWKAIHAEFAPFIAGVATPDELRSDINLMIGRLNSSHSGIYGGGHHAPEVGRLGLRFDRADYDAGKGLVVSEVIPLGPANVGGIQVGDKLVSVNGQTIGADTDFNALMENTIGRRTVLEVATGSAAPRKVIVKPINLGAEKNLLYRAWVEKERAYVNKISGGKLGYVHMAAMEGDSLKQLYLDLDAQNESKEGVIVDVRNNDGGFVNGYAIDVFARKNYIMLTPRGLPTSPARQLLGQRALGKPTVLVTNQSTLSDGEDFTEGYEALHLGKVVGVPTAGWIIYTGGTNLIDGSYLRLPMIEVQTMGGQNMELHPRPVNVEAVRKPGETEDGTDSQLATAVKVLLAQIEQGKAGAKK; encoded by the coding sequence GTGATTCCGTTGAAGTCCCGGAACGTCTTTGCCTTTGCCGCTACGCTTTTTGCCTCGTCCGTGCTTTGGGCCGCTGCCGCGCCCGTTCAGCCCAAGCCCTCGCTGACGCAGCCTGCGCTCTCGCCCGATGGGCAGGAGATTGCCTTTGCCTCGGGCGGCGATATCTGGACGGTCCCGGCCAAGGGCGGCGACGCGCATCTGCTCATCAGCAATCCGGCGACGGAGTCGCGCCCGCTGTATTCGCCTGACGGCTCGAAGATCGCCTTTATCTCCACGCGCACCGGCGGCGGAGACATCTATGTGCTCACCCTGGCCACGGGCCAGTTGCAGCGCATCACCTACGGCGACACGCTGGAGCAACTGGATGCCTGGTCGGCCGACGGCAAGTGGATCTACTTCACCAATGGCGCGAGCGACATCGACTACAACACGGATGTGTACCGCGTGAGCGCCGAGGGTGGAACACCGATGCCGGTGAGCGCCGAGAGCTACCTGGCCGAGTTTGAGAGTGCTCCTTCGCCGGATGGGAAGTCCGTTGTGATGATGGCCAAGGGCATCAGCGACCAGCAGTGGTGGCGCGACGGCCATGCCCACATTGACGACACGGAGCTGTGGTGGAAGTCGCTGGCGCCAGGTGGCGCTTATCGCGTGCTGGTGCCGGATGACGCCAAGCATGCGTGGCCGATGTGGTCGGCCAGTGGCAAGACGATTTACTACATGTCAGACAAGACAGGCCCGGAGAATCTCTGGTCTGTGTCCTCAAATGGCGGCGCGGAGAAGCAGCTCACGCACTTCACGAATGGCCGAGTGCTGTGGCCCTCCATCGGCGACCACGGCAAGACGATTGTTTTTGAGCGCGAGCTCACGATCTGGAAGATGAACACCGCGACCGGCAAAGCGGAGCAGGTGCCCGTGGAACTGCGCGGCAGCCCTTCAGGACTGGGTGTGGAGCATGAGGCGGTGTCGCATTTCTCTGAGATGGCACTCTCGCCCGATGGCAAAAAGCTGGCTGTGATTGCGCACGGCGATGTTTACGTTACGACGGAGAAGGATGGCGGAGAGGCAATCCGCATCACGCGCACGCCGCAGATGGAGGCCAGCCTGCACTGGTCGCCGGACAGCACCAAGCTCATCTACACGTCGATGCGCGACGGAAATAGTGACATTTACGAGTACAATTTCGACGGCAGCAAAGAAACCCAGCTTACGCACGGCACGGCGCAGTGCGAGCATCCACGCTGGAACCCCGATGGCAAAGCCATTGCGTATATCCGGGACCGCAAGCAGGTGCATCTGCTGACGCTGGCCAGCGGCAAGGATGAGGTGCTGGCGACAGACAAAATGTGGTCGCCTGATCTTGAGTTTTCGCCCGCCGGAGACTGGCTGGCCTACACGATTTACGGCTACGACGGCTTCCGCAACATCAAGGTGGTGCCCACCAAGGGCGGCGCGGCGCGGTCCATCACTTTCCTGGCCAACGGAGAGACTGCGGATCAGATGGCCTGGTCGCCGGACGGCAAGTATCTGCTGTTTGCCACGGCGCAGCGCAGCGAGAACTTTGATATGGCGCGCGTCGATCTGACGCTGCATGTGCCGCAGTATCAGGAAAATCAGTTCTACGATCTCTTCAAATCTCCTACTGAGCCGAAGAACCCAAAATCTCCGGCCGAGTCCACGACCAGCGGCAAGGACGCCGCCGCGAAGACCAAGGACAAGAAGCCTGCGAGCAAGGCCAAGCCCGTCAACATCGTTTTTGATGGCATTCGCGACCGGCTCTCGCTGCTGCCGCTCGGGCTCAGCGCGACGCAGCCGGTGATCAGTCCTGATGGCAAGACACTGATCTTTCAGGCCGAGGTGGCCGGCGAAGACAACCTGTATAGCTGGTCGCTCAAAGAGAATCCCAAGACGCCGCCCGTGGCCCGGCAATTGACGGCCAGCCATGGAGACAAGTCGAACGTGCAGTTTATGCCGGACTCGAAGACGATTGTTTTTCTCGAGAACGGGCATGTGATGAAGCTTGCGGTGGACGGGGGACATGCGACGCCGATTCCGGTGACTGCCGATTACACGGTCAACTTCAACGTCGAAAAGAACGTCGTTTTCAATGAAGCCTGGAGCGACCTGGAGCGCCGCTACTATAACCCGTCGATGAACGGCCAGAACTGGAAGGCAATTCATGCCGAGTTCGCGCCGTTTATTGCTGGAGTGGCCACTCCGGATGAGTTGCGCAGCGACATCAATTTGATGATCGGGCGGTTGAACTCTTCGCACTCCGGCATCTACGGCGGAGGCCATCATGCGCCGGAAGTCGGACGTCTCGGTCTGCGCTTTGATCGCGCGGATTATGACGCGGGCAAAGGGCTCGTCGTTTCCGAGGTCATACCGCTCGGTCCGGCGAATGTGGGCGGCATCCAGGTGGGCGACAAGCTGGTCTCGGTCAATGGCCAGACGATTGGCGCGGATACTGATTTCAACGCGCTGATGGAGAACACCATTGGCCGCCGCACGGTGCTGGAAGTTGCGACTGGATCGGCGGCTCCGCGAAAGGTGATCGTCAAGCCGATCAATCTGGGTGCGGAGAAGAATCTGCTCTACCGCGCCTGGGTGGAAAAAGAGCGCGCTTACGTCAACAAGATCAGCGGCGGCAAGCTCGGTTATGTACACATGGCCGCGATGGAAGGCGATTCACTCAAGCAGCTCTACCTCGATCTCGATGCGCAGAATGAGTCGAAGGAGGGTGTGATTGTCGATGTGCGCAACAACGATGGCGGATTTGTGAATGGCTATGCCATCGACGTGTTTGCCCGCAAGAACTACATCATGCTCACGCCGCGCGGGTTGCCCACCTCCCCGGCGCGTCAGTTGCTGGGCCAGCGCGCACTGGGCAAGCCCACGGTGCTGGTGACGAACCAGTCCACGCTGTCAGACGGCGAGGACTTTACCGAGGGCTATGAGGCGCTGCATCTGGGCAAGGTGGTGGGCGTGCCGACTGCCGGCTGGATCATTTATACCGGCGGCACCAACCTCATCGACGGCTCGTATCTGCGCCTGCCGATGATCGAGGTGCAGACCATGGGGGGCCAGAACATGGAACTGCATCCGCGGCCAGTGAATGTGGAAGCCGTGCGCAAGCCGGGCGAGACCGAAGATGGCACCGACTCGCAACTGGCGACAGCAGTGAAGGTGCTGCTGGCGCAGATCGAACAAGGCAAAGCCGGGGCGAAAAAGTAG
- the pyrH gene encoding UMP kinase, with the protein MYKRVVLKLSGEALAAGRGFGVDVDRIHEVAHEVAEVRSLGVEVTIVVGGGNFFRGVAEQAKDMDRVSADHMGMLATVINALAIQDAIEKQGVQCRVMSAIEMNQVCEPYIRRRAIRHLEKGRVVIFAAGTGNPYFSTDTAASLRAMEIKADVLLKATKVEGIYDADPVLIKDAVKFEQITYMEILRLGLKVMDTTAVSLCKDNNLPMVIFNMNEPGNIRRVVMGERVGSLVTS; encoded by the coding sequence ATGTACAAACGCGTCGTCCTCAAGCTCTCTGGCGAAGCGCTGGCCGCAGGCCGCGGTTTCGGTGTCGATGTGGATCGAATTCATGAGGTCGCCCATGAGGTGGCCGAGGTTCGCTCCCTGGGTGTGGAAGTAACCATCGTGGTCGGGGGCGGCAACTTCTTTCGCGGGGTTGCCGAGCAGGCCAAGGACATGGATCGTGTCTCCGCCGATCACATGGGCATGCTCGCCACCGTGATTAATGCGCTGGCCATTCAAGATGCCATTGAGAAGCAGGGCGTGCAGTGCCGCGTGATGAGCGCGATTGAGATGAATCAGGTCTGCGAGCCATACATCCGGCGGCGGGCCATTCGGCATCTGGAAAAGGGACGGGTGGTTATCTTTGCTGCGGGAACGGGAAATCCGTATTTTTCAACGGATACGGCCGCCTCGCTGCGCGCCATGGAGATCAAGGCCGACGTGCTGTTGAAGGCGACCAAGGTCGAAGGCATCTATGACGCCGATCCTGTGCTGATCAAGGATGCGGTGAAGTTTGAGCAGATCACGTATATGGAGATTTTGCGGCTCGGGCTGAAGGTGATGGATACGACGGCTGTGAGCCTGTGCAAGGACAACAATCTGCCGATGGTGATTTTCAATATGAATGAGCCCGGCAACATTCGCCGCGTGGTGATGGGCGAGCGTGTCGGCTCCCTGGTGACTTCCTGA
- a CDS encoding acyltransferase family protein, with translation MDKPRNDAEAQSRAKVKKDRLPALSGLRCFAALNIVFFHFSNPKWFGPFAPIVANGYTSVSFFLLMSGFILAYNYDERARAGRLKARNFWIARFSRLYPVYVLALLVSLGMLVDEWHVRTHAQFFWGITLTPLLLQGWSPSLSTFWNTPAWTMCTEAFFYLIFPAVILFKRPKRLGSLLLWMLFLWGCGMILPSLYMYFKPDGIQHVTRYSDGFWIRALKFTPPPHLPSFFFGIALADLDRRLPRSSRLRLWMGLVGIAAIYTILYYGDYMPFPMMHDGLMMPLFGLAILGLAGQNFIASFFGFYPFVAIGQATYCLYILHFNLWNIIHHTHVLNRLGLARFDPWLSYGILIGIAVLVMKFFEKPMQRIIRERYIKSYGR, from the coding sequence ATGGATAAGCCGCGCAATGACGCGGAGGCCCAGTCACGCGCGAAGGTCAAGAAGGACCGTCTGCCGGCGCTGAGCGGCCTGCGCTGCTTTGCGGCGCTGAATATTGTCTTTTTTCACTTCTCCAATCCGAAGTGGTTCGGGCCGTTCGCGCCCATTGTGGCCAACGGGTATACGTCGGTCAGCTTTTTTTTGCTGATGTCGGGCTTCATTCTGGCCTACAACTATGACGAGCGGGCCCGCGCCGGGCGTCTCAAGGCCAGGAACTTCTGGATTGCCCGCTTCTCGCGGCTTTATCCGGTCTACGTGCTGGCGCTGCTTGTTTCGCTGGGCATGCTGGTGGATGAGTGGCATGTCCGGACGCATGCGCAGTTCTTCTGGGGCATTACGCTGACCCCGCTGCTGCTGCAGGGCTGGAGCCCGTCGCTCTCGACCTTCTGGAACACTCCGGCATGGACGATGTGTACGGAAGCGTTCTTTTATCTGATCTTTCCGGCGGTGATTCTCTTCAAACGGCCCAAGCGGCTGGGTTCGCTGCTGCTCTGGATGCTGTTTTTGTGGGGCTGCGGCATGATTCTGCCGTCGCTCTATATGTATTTCAAGCCGGACGGCATTCAGCACGTCACCCGTTACAGTGACGGCTTCTGGATTCGGGCGCTCAAATTTACGCCCCCGCCGCACCTTCCGTCCTTCTTCTTTGGCATCGCGCTCGCTGACCTGGACCGCCGCCTGCCGCGCTCCTCGCGCTTGCGCCTCTGGATGGGGCTGGTGGGTATTGCGGCCATTTACACCATCCTTTACTACGGCGACTATATGCCGTTCCCCATGATGCATGATGGCCTGATGATGCCGCTCTTCGGTCTCGCGATCCTGGGTCTGGCAGGACAGAACTTCATTGCCAGCTTCTTCGGCTTTTATCCGTTCGTTGCTATCGGACAGGCCACCTACTGCCTCTACATCCTGCACTTCAATCTCTGGAACATCATTCACCACACCCATGTGCTGAACCGGCTGGGCCTTGCTCGCTTCGATCCCTGGCTCAGCTATGGGATTCTGATTGGTATCGCCGTGCTGGTGATGAAGTTCTTTGAGAAGCCCATGCAGAGGATCATCCGCGAGCGCTATATCAAGAGCTACGGCCGCTAA
- a CDS encoding lactonase family protein, which yields MKFSKPGQILLATAVSAIVGLGLTSCGQSNTIDFLYVTANKNTTGQISVYWVDQESGAISQIPDSPYPSGGENPVAEVATPNGKNLFVVNRDDNTIVDFAIGTDAKLYPQKTCNTPGTEPVSIAVNTAGTQLYVVDTYAPAPSGQAAYSETNPGPGALVEFPLDSSSQQFSSCTPVANGSQSYWPLGNYPGGVAVAANDSYVYVVNTGSIVTTTTPPTAGVPVVAPTSGAGTISGFSIGSNGALTALSGSPFEAGTAPLGIAVDPTSRFLYATDAAQNQIIEYSIQNGGILVPLNPGTTATETFPVGITVDPRDLFVYVTNYTSGSISSYNINQGNGALSSNATPTLPTGPGSTCVTIEPALDRFVFTSNFLQNEVSSAELNTNTGSLTTDQNSPYPSAAQPTCVVAVPHGNHSQQTVTVIPTGNS from the coding sequence ATGAAGTTCAGCAAACCGGGCCAGATTCTGCTGGCTACCGCTGTATCCGCCATCGTAGGACTCGGCCTTACGTCGTGCGGTCAGAGCAATACCATCGACTTTCTGTATGTCACGGCGAATAAGAACACGACCGGACAGATCAGCGTCTACTGGGTCGACCAGGAATCTGGCGCGATCAGCCAGATTCCCGACTCGCCCTATCCCTCCGGCGGCGAGAATCCGGTCGCCGAAGTCGCCACGCCCAACGGGAAGAACCTCTTCGTGGTGAATCGCGATGACAACACCATCGTGGACTTCGCCATTGGCACCGACGCCAAGCTATATCCTCAGAAGACCTGCAACACCCCCGGCACTGAGCCCGTGTCCATTGCCGTGAATACGGCTGGCACCCAGCTCTACGTGGTCGACACGTATGCTCCGGCTCCCAGCGGGCAGGCAGCGTACTCTGAGACGAATCCCGGCCCAGGCGCACTGGTCGAGTTCCCGCTCGACAGCAGCAGCCAGCAGTTCTCAAGCTGCACCCCGGTCGCCAATGGCAGCCAGAGCTATTGGCCGTTGGGCAACTATCCGGGTGGCGTAGCCGTGGCTGCCAATGACAGCTATGTCTACGTAGTGAATACCGGCTCGATCGTGACCACCACCACGCCTCCCACGGCGGGTGTACCGGTCGTGGCCCCAACTTCCGGCGCAGGCACGATCTCCGGCTTCTCCATCGGCAGCAACGGAGCGCTCACGGCATTGAGCGGCAGCCCCTTTGAGGCCGGCACGGCTCCCTTGGGCATCGCCGTTGATCCAACCAGCCGCTTCCTCTACGCGACAGACGCTGCCCAGAATCAGATCATTGAGTACTCGATTCAGAATGGTGGCATACTGGTGCCCCTCAATCCCGGCACGACGGCTACGGAGACCTTCCCGGTCGGCATCACGGTTGATCCTCGTGACCTGTTTGTCTACGTGACGAACTACACCAGCGGCTCAATCTCCTCCTACAACATCAACCAGGGCAACGGCGCGCTCAGCTCCAATGCAACACCGACGCTGCCGACCGGCCCAGGTTCCACCTGCGTGACGATTGAGCCTGCCCTTGATCGCTTCGTCTTCACCTCCAACTTCCTGCAGAACGAAGTCAGCAGCGCGGAGTTGAACACCAACACCGGCAGCCTCACGACGGACCAGAACTCGCCGTACCCCTCGGCAGCGCAGCCGACCTGCGTAGTGGCTGTGCCGCACGGCAACCACTCACAGCAGACGGTTACGGTGATTCCGACCGGCAACAGCTAA
- a CDS encoding beta-propeller fold lactonase family protein, translating into MKFRNFGQASLAILATLAATIGVSACKQNYTTGYMYVTGTQQNTQAGQIGAFKINSTNGALFTVPGQPFPSGGSNPIRALVDDTGRFVFVLNQGVKSTDSTGNASFTGNGLTVFSVGGDGSIAPQQTYQSTGYDSQRLAEFAGQYLYVLDEYAPAYLPGTQTIANASSSYSSAFPCRDSNGVYHPVGAVTAFSVNSQTGILTLIQNQQQNGITYFPVGCFPVDMHIAGGYVYVMDAGSASNSDVETVFPYLVNTSTGALTVTTNGPFVTGATNVTVIDGDSAGKYVFLLDAGTNKIYMYTPGTNGSLTNISGSPFANDSAVSDPDALLVDSKDAFLYVANAQSNGTINSGNGAITFFNINPTSQALSETPGSPYGTGSAPDCIVVDPTNQFIYTSNYVGGTIVGNLYNPQAGNLAPLHGTSPQFSTVGNPTWCAVDSHTD; encoded by the coding sequence ATGAAGTTTAGGAATTTCGGCCAGGCGTCACTGGCTATTCTGGCGACCCTTGCGGCCACCATCGGGGTTTCCGCGTGCAAGCAGAACTACACCACCGGCTATATGTACGTCACGGGTACACAGCAAAACACCCAGGCCGGACAGATTGGCGCCTTCAAAATCAACAGCACCAATGGTGCTCTGTTCACGGTTCCAGGCCAGCCCTTCCCCTCTGGCGGTAGCAATCCGATCCGCGCACTGGTAGACGACACCGGACGCTTCGTCTTTGTGCTTAACCAGGGCGTCAAGAGTACGGATAGCACCGGCAATGCCTCCTTCACCGGCAACGGCCTCACGGTCTTCAGCGTCGGCGGCGATGGTTCCATCGCGCCGCAGCAGACCTATCAAAGCACGGGTTATGATTCCCAGCGACTGGCCGAGTTCGCAGGCCAGTACCTGTACGTGCTCGACGAGTACGCCCCGGCTTACCTGCCCGGAACGCAGACCATCGCAAATGCATCCTCGAGCTACAGCTCAGCCTTTCCCTGCAGAGACTCGAACGGCGTCTATCACCCGGTGGGCGCGGTCACGGCCTTCAGCGTGAACTCGCAGACCGGCATTCTGACGCTGATCCAGAACCAGCAGCAGAACGGCATCACCTACTTCCCTGTGGGCTGCTTCCCGGTGGATATGCACATCGCCGGCGGCTACGTTTATGTCATGGATGCCGGCAGCGCCTCCAACAGCGACGTCGAGACCGTCTTCCCCTATCTGGTGAACACCAGCACCGGCGCGCTGACTGTGACCACTAACGGTCCATTCGTGACCGGCGCGACCAACGTCACGGTGATTGATGGCGACAGCGCAGGCAAGTACGTCTTCCTGCTCGATGCCGGCACCAACAAGATCTACATGTATACGCCGGGAACCAACGGCTCCTTGACCAACATCAGCGGCAGCCCGTTTGCCAATGACTCAGCGGTCTCTGACCCCGATGCCCTGCTGGTCGACTCAAAGGACGCTTTCCTTTACGTGGCCAATGCGCAATCGAACGGAACTATCAACTCCGGCAACGGCGCCATCACGTTCTTCAACATCAACCCGACCAGCCAGGCGCTCTCTGAGACTCCCGGCTCCCCGTATGGAACTGGCTCGGCACCCGACTGCATCGTGGTCGATCCGACCAACCAGTTCATATACACCTCGAATTACGTGGGCGGCACGATTGTCGGCAACCTCTATAATCCGCAGGCTGGCAATCTGGCTCCGCTACACGGTACGTCACCCCAGTTCAGCACTGTGGGCAATCCCACCTGGTGCGCAGTGGACTCGCACACAGACTAA
- a CDS encoding M13 family metallopeptidase — translation MHVTRVLSVLLLGTGMAMAQQALPTDNSSVPTEPKALHSFDLKALDTSVNPCDDFYEFACGNWIKNNPIPADQSRWGRFNQLHERNQYLLYLDLKQAADDPKTPLQKKYGDFYAACMDTDRANNEGSKPLAPVLGEIAGLKNKKQLPALLAKLRARDGVSSFFGFGVDQDEKNSSQQIAVVWQGGLTMPDRSYYLENTPRTTKIRARYHDYVVTLFKLTGDSEAQAQKEAANVLTIETALAKASLPRVELRDPKKVYHPMPVSGLDALTPGFQWKEFLAGINAPPIPMVNVGMPDFFKAMDTVVQQQDLAAIKSYLRFHAINSVAPWLSQPYEQASFEFFQHTLAGQAEQSARWKRCTMLTDRVLGFAVGQDWVKQHFPPQAKQNMEQLVASLKTSLGSDIQNLPWMTEATKKQALIKLSEFRQKIGYPEHWRDYSKLTVSRNNFILDLHHASHFELNRQLNKIGKPVNEKEWGMTPPTVNAYYNPPQNDINFPAGILQPPFYSYGMDPAVNFGGIGVVIGHEMTHGFDDEGSQYDGHGNVRNWWTPQDRKAFDQRTDCEVKEYGGFQPIPGVHLNGRLTLGENTADNGGLRIAYQALKTTLAKQGKTLNEKVGGYTEAQRYFIAFAQIWCENRTPQVAALSAKTDPHSPGRFRTNGTVRNFPAFGKAFGCKVGDPMMPENACRVW, via the coding sequence ATGCACGTCACTCGCGTTCTCTCTGTGCTGTTGCTCGGCACCGGAATGGCCATGGCGCAACAGGCGCTCCCCACGGATAACTCCTCCGTACCCACAGAACCCAAAGCCCTGCACAGCTTCGATCTCAAGGCGCTCGACACCAGCGTCAACCCCTGCGACGACTTCTACGAGTTCGCCTGCGGCAACTGGATCAAGAACAACCCCATCCCCGCTGACCAGTCTCGCTGGGGCCGCTTCAACCAGTTGCATGAGCGCAACCAGTACCTGCTCTATCTTGACCTCAAGCAGGCGGCTGACGATCCAAAGACGCCGCTCCAAAAGAAGTACGGCGATTTCTACGCCGCCTGCATGGACACCGATCGCGCCAACAACGAGGGCAGCAAGCCGCTGGCTCCCGTGCTCGGCGAAATCGCCGGTCTTAAGAATAAGAAGCAACTCCCGGCGCTGCTCGCAAAGCTCCGCGCCAGGGATGGAGTGTCTTCCTTCTTCGGCTTCGGCGTCGATCAGGATGAGAAGAATTCTTCTCAGCAGATCGCGGTCGTCTGGCAGGGCGGCCTGACCATGCCTGATCGCTCCTACTATCTTGAGAACACGCCCCGCACCACAAAGATTCGTGCCCGCTATCACGATTACGTGGTCACCCTTTTCAAGCTGACTGGCGACTCCGAGGCGCAGGCCCAGAAGGAAGCCGCAAACGTTCTCACCATCGAGACCGCACTGGCCAAGGCCTCGCTGCCGCGCGTGGAACTGCGCGACCCCAAGAAGGTGTACCACCCCATGCCCGTCTCGGGCCTGGACGCACTGACCCCGGGCTTCCAGTGGAAGGAATTCCTCGCCGGCATCAATGCCCCTCCGATTCCGATGGTCAATGTCGGCATGCCTGACTTCTTCAAGGCGATGGACACAGTCGTTCAGCAGCAGGATCTCGCGGCCATCAAGAGCTACCTGCGCTTCCACGCCATCAACAGCGTGGCGCCCTGGCTGTCGCAGCCCTACGAGCAGGCGAGCTTTGAGTTCTTCCAGCACACTCTGGCCGGCCAGGCCGAGCAGTCCGCCCGCTGGAAGCGCTGCACCATGCTCACCGACCGCGTGCTCGGCTTCGCCGTGGGCCAGGATTGGGTCAAGCAGCACTTCCCGCCCCAGGCCAAGCAGAACATGGAGCAGTTGGTGGCCTCGCTCAAGACCTCGCTCGGCAGCGACATCCAGAACCTGCCGTGGATGACCGAAGCCACGAAGAAGCAGGCCCTCATCAAGTTGTCCGAGTTCCGGCAGAAGATCGGCTATCCCGAGCACTGGCGTGACTATTCCAAGCTGACCGTGAGCCGCAACAACTTCATTCTCGATCTGCACCACGCCTCGCACTTTGAGCTGAATCGCCAGTTAAACAAGATTGGCAAGCCGGTCAATGAGAAAGAGTGGGGCATGACTCCACCCACGGTGAATGCCTACTACAATCCCCCGCAGAATGACATCAACTTCCCGGCCGGCATTCTGCAGCCGCCGTTCTACTCCTATGGAATGGACCCGGCGGTGAACTTTGGCGGCATCGGCGTCGTGATTGGCCACGAAATGACGCACGGCTTTGATGACGAGGGCAGCCAGTATGACGGCCACGGCAACGTGCGCAACTGGTGGACTCCGCAGGACCGCAAGGCCTTTGACCAGCGCACGGACTGCGAAGTGAAGGAATACGGCGGCTTCCAGCCGATTCCCGGTGTGCACCTCAACGGACGGCTGACGCTCGGTGAAAACACGGCCGACAACGGCGGCCTGCGCATCGCCTATCAGGCGCTCAAGACCACGTTGGCCAAACAGGGCAAGACCCTGAACGAAAAGGTCGGCGGCTACACTGAGGCGCAGCGCTACTTCATCGCATTTGCCCAAATCTGGTGCGAAAACCGCACCCCACAGGTGGCGGCGCTTTCAGCCAAGACCGATCCGCACTCGCCGGGCCGCTTCCGCACCAATGGCACGGTCCGCAACTTCCCGGCCTTTGGCAAGGCGTTCGGCTGCAAAGTCGGCGATCCCATGATGCCAGAGAACGCCTGCCGCGTCTGGTAG